A portion of the Streptomyces coeruleoprunus genome contains these proteins:
- a CDS encoding sigma-70 family RNA polymerase sigma factor produces MDADHAELVVAAQAGDDRAREKLIAAYLPLLYNIVGRALSGHADVDDVVQETLMRVVRDLPALRAPESFRSWLVSITLRQINTHWHRQRTLADRTTVIDEALRVPDVGAALEDVTILRLHMSDERRQVAEAGRWLDPDHRVLMSLWWQECAGLLSRHDIADAMGLSVAHAGVRLQRMREQLELSRTVVAALEADPRCPQLNETVVGWDGLRTSVWRKRIARHTRDCPICTATTTERVPAELLLLNLAPLAVPAALIAALTAKGLLSGTATSAAGLATAHVTVGTATGGGSLHGSLIGKLHAVTAHPMASLATGAVLIAGTATYAAWPEPAPRVPAVITAPTVGTPTPVPSRTTTSAKPSPVGPSAVAGTVPLGAQSLESADRPGLFVTHAGDFATLGRVSASSSAQARQQVTFTVIEGLADTRCVTFRAEDGRYLRHHYLRLRLSTDDGSELFREDATFCPRPGAVAGSVTLHAHNYPGSVLRHRDGGIWLDGSDGTRAFAGQASFIMRRAWA; encoded by the coding sequence ATGGACGCGGACCACGCGGAGCTGGTTGTCGCGGCGCAGGCCGGTGACGATCGGGCGCGCGAGAAGCTGATCGCCGCATACCTGCCGTTGCTCTACAACATCGTCGGGCGAGCGCTGAGCGGACATGCCGACGTCGACGACGTCGTCCAGGAAACCCTGATGCGCGTCGTGCGCGACCTGCCCGCCCTGCGTGCTCCGGAAAGCTTCCGGTCCTGGCTGGTGTCGATCACGCTCCGCCAGATCAACACCCACTGGCACCGGCAACGCACCCTCGCCGACCGGACCACGGTCATCGACGAGGCACTCCGGGTACCGGACGTCGGCGCCGCGCTCGAGGACGTGACGATCCTGCGTCTGCACATGTCGGACGAACGCCGTCAGGTGGCCGAAGCCGGCCGGTGGCTCGACCCGGACCATCGGGTGCTGATGTCGCTGTGGTGGCAGGAATGCGCCGGCTTGCTGAGCCGTCACGACATCGCCGACGCGATGGGGCTCAGTGTCGCCCACGCCGGAGTACGCCTGCAGCGCATGCGCGAGCAACTGGAACTGAGCCGGACGGTCGTCGCCGCGCTGGAGGCGGACCCGCGCTGTCCGCAGCTGAACGAGACCGTCGTCGGCTGGGACGGTCTCCGTACATCCGTGTGGCGCAAGCGGATCGCGCGGCACACCCGCGACTGCCCCATCTGCACGGCGACGACGACAGAACGGGTTCCGGCCGAACTGCTGCTCCTCAACCTCGCGCCGCTGGCCGTCCCGGCCGCACTCATCGCCGCGCTGACCGCCAAGGGCCTGCTGTCGGGCACGGCCACGAGCGCCGCCGGGCTGGCCACGGCACACGTCACCGTCGGCACGGCGACGGGGGGAGGCAGTCTGCACGGCTCGCTGATCGGCAAACTGCACGCGGTGACCGCTCATCCGATGGCGAGCCTCGCCACCGGCGCGGTGCTCATCGCCGGGACCGCCACCTACGCGGCCTGGCCCGAACCGGCGCCTCGGGTGCCCGCCGTCATCACCGCTCCCACGGTCGGCACTCCCACGCCGGTCCCGTCGCGCACCACCACGTCGGCCAAACCGTCCCCGGTGGGTCCATCCGCCGTCGCAGGCACTGTTCCGCTGGGCGCACAGTCGCTGGAGTCCGCGGACCGACCCGGCCTGTTCGTCACGCATGCCGGCGACTTCGCGACGCTCGGCCGAGTCTCCGCGTCCAGCAGCGCGCAGGCACGGCAACAGGTCACCTTCACGGTCATCGAGGGGCTGGCCGACACACGGTGCGTCACCTTCCGCGCGGAAGACGGCCGGTATCTTCGCCATCATTACCTGCGGCTACGGCTGAGCACCGACGACGGCAGCGAACTGTTCCGTGAAGACGCCACCTTCTGTCCGCGCCCCGGGGCGGTCGCCGGGTCGGTGACCCTGCACGCGCACAACTATCCCGGATCGGTCCTCCGCCACCGCGACGGGGGCATCTGGCTCGATGGCTCCGACGGCACTCGGGCCTTCGCCGGTCAGGCTTCCTTCATCATGCGCAGGGCCTGGGCTTGA
- a CDS encoding class I SAM-dependent RNA methyltransferase: MPNASESSLVGEEYEVEVGPVAHGGHCIARTDEGRVLFVRHALPGEKVVARVTEGEETSRFLRADAVRILEASKDRVEAPCPYAGPGRCGGCDWQHAKPGAQRRLKAEVVAEQLRRLAGLTPEEAGWDGTVVPAEGDKLPAGEVPQWRTRVQYAVDASGRAGLRRHRSHEVEPIDHCMIAAEGVSELGIEKRPWPGMASVEAIAATGSQDRQVILTPRPGARLPLVELDKPVSVLRVHEKDGGIHRVHGRPFVRERADDRTYRVGNGGFWQVHPKAADTLVRAVMQGLLPRKGDTALDLYCGVGLFAGALADRVGEKGAVLGIEYGKRAVEDARHNLADFPRVRIEQGKVEQVLPRTGITEADIIVLDPPRAGAGKQTVHHLATLGARRIAYVACDPAALARDVAYFREAGYRLRMLRAFDLFPMTHHVECVAILEPVK, encoded by the coding sequence ATGCCGAACGCATCCGAGTCCTCGCTGGTCGGCGAGGAGTACGAGGTCGAGGTCGGCCCCGTCGCGCACGGCGGTCACTGCATCGCCCGCACCGACGAGGGACGCGTCCTGTTCGTACGCCACGCCCTGCCCGGTGAGAAGGTCGTCGCCCGCGTCACGGAGGGCGAGGAGACCTCGCGCTTCCTCCGTGCCGACGCGGTACGGATCCTGGAGGCGTCCAAGGACCGCGTGGAGGCCCCGTGCCCGTACGCCGGTCCCGGCCGCTGCGGCGGCTGCGACTGGCAGCACGCCAAGCCGGGCGCGCAGCGCCGCCTCAAGGCCGAGGTGGTGGCCGAGCAGCTGCGCCGCCTGGCCGGGCTGACGCCCGAGGAGGCCGGCTGGGACGGCACGGTGGTGCCGGCCGAGGGCGACAAGCTCCCGGCCGGAGAAGTCCCCCAGTGGCGCACGCGCGTCCAGTACGCGGTCGACGCGTCCGGCAGGGCCGGCCTGCGCCGGCACCGCTCGCACGAGGTGGAGCCGATCGACCACTGCATGATCGCCGCCGAGGGCGTCTCCGAGCTGGGCATCGAGAAGCGCCCCTGGCCGGGCATGGCGTCGGTGGAGGCCATCGCGGCGACGGGCTCCCAGGACCGCCAGGTGATCCTGACCCCCCGCCCGGGCGCCCGCCTCCCGCTGGTCGAACTCGACAAGCCGGTCTCGGTGCTCCGCGTCCACGAGAAGGACGGCGGCATCCATCGCGTCCACGGCCGCCCCTTCGTGCGCGAACGCGCCGACGACCGCACGTACCGCGTCGGCAACGGCGGCTTCTGGCAGGTCCACCCGAAGGCCGCCGACACCCTGGTCCGCGCCGTCATGCAGGGCCTGCTGCCCCGCAAGGGCGACACCGCGCTCGACCTCTACTGCGGCGTCGGCCTCTTCGCGGGCGCCCTCGCCGACCGCGTGGGCGAGAAGGGCGCGGTGCTGGGCATCGAGTACGGCAAGCGCGCGGTGGAGGACGCCCGCCACAACCTGGCCGACTTCCCCCGCGTCCGCATCGAGCAGGGCAAGGTCGAACAGGTCCTGCCCCGCACGGGCATCACCGAGGCGGACATCATCGTCCTGGACCCGCCCCGCGCGGGCGCCGGCAAGCAGACGGTCCACCACCTCGCCACCCTGGGCGCCCGCCGCATCGCGTACGTGGCCTGCGACCCGGCGGCCCTGGCCCGCGACGTGGCGTACTTCCGCGAGGCGGGATACAGGCTGCGGATGCTGCGGGCGTTCGACCTGTTCCCGATGACGCACCATGTGGAGTGCGTGGCGATTCTGGAGCCGGTGAAGTAG
- a CDS encoding APC family permease, giving the protein MSKLTDVPKRILIGRALRSDRLGETLLPKRIALPVFASDPLSSVAYAPGEVLLVLSIAGASAYAFSPWIAVAVVILMFTVVASYRQNVHAYPSGGGDYEVANTNLGPKAGVGVASALLVDYVLTVAVSISSGVENLGSAIPFIVEHKVASAIVIIVLLTLMNLRGVKESGRFFAIPTYVFVTGVFAMIAWGAFRGLVMGDNMRAPTADLEIQAEQQGLAGIALFFLLLRAFSSGCAALTGVEAISNGVPAFRKPKSRNAATTLALMGGLAVTMFCGIIGLALATDVKMAEHPAHDLLRDGKPVGEGYTQEPVISQVAAAVFGDGSFMFVLLAAATALVLFLAANTAYNGFPLLGSILAQDRYLPRQLHTRGDRLAFSNGIVLLAGAAALLVYAYGADSTRLIQLYIVGVFVSFTISQTGMVRHWNRHLRTETDPAARRRMIRSRAINTFGAFFTGLVLVVVLITKFGHGAWVSLVGMAFFFVLMTAIRKHYDRVSQELAAPEGPSDDSLRPSRVHSIVLVSKIHRPTLRAVAYAKLMRSDKLEALSINVDPAETKALKEEWERRGINVPLKILDSPYREITRPAVEYVKSLRRESPRDVVSVIIPEYVVGHWYEHLLHNQSALRLKGRLLFTPGVMVTSVPYQLRSSELAKQRAKKHQEWNAPGAVRRGPVDKTQQGAGTAKEPSGAE; this is encoded by the coding sequence GTGTCCAAACTGACCGACGTGCCCAAACGGATCCTGATCGGCCGGGCTCTGCGCAGCGACAGGCTGGGAGAGACTCTCCTCCCGAAGCGCATCGCACTCCCCGTCTTCGCCTCCGACCCGCTCTCCTCGGTGGCGTACGCACCGGGCGAAGTCCTGCTGGTCCTCTCCATCGCCGGCGCGTCGGCCTACGCGTTCAGCCCCTGGATCGCGGTCGCGGTCGTCATCCTGATGTTCACGGTCGTCGCCTCGTACCGGCAGAACGTGCACGCCTACCCCAGCGGCGGCGGCGACTACGAGGTCGCCAACACCAACCTCGGCCCCAAGGCGGGCGTCGGCGTGGCGAGCGCGCTGCTCGTCGACTACGTCCTCACCGTCGCGGTGTCCATCTCCTCCGGCGTGGAGAACCTCGGCTCCGCCATCCCGTTCATCGTCGAGCACAAGGTGGCCTCCGCCATCGTCATCATCGTCCTCCTGACGTTGATGAACCTGCGCGGCGTGAAGGAATCGGGACGGTTCTTCGCCATCCCCACCTACGTCTTCGTGACCGGCGTCTTCGCCATGATCGCCTGGGGAGCCTTCCGCGGGCTCGTCATGGGCGACAACATGCGGGCCCCGACCGCCGACCTGGAGATCCAGGCCGAACAGCAGGGCCTCGCCGGAATCGCGCTCTTCTTCCTGCTCCTGAGGGCCTTCTCGTCCGGCTGTGCCGCGCTCACCGGCGTCGAGGCCATCAGCAACGGCGTCCCCGCCTTCCGCAAGCCCAAGAGCCGGAACGCCGCCACCACCCTCGCCCTCATGGGCGGCCTGGCCGTCACCATGTTCTGCGGCATCATCGGCCTGGCCCTCGCCACCGACGTCAAGATGGCCGAGCACCCGGCCCACGACCTGCTGCGCGACGGCAAGCCCGTCGGCGAGGGCTACACCCAGGAACCGGTCATCTCGCAGGTCGCGGCCGCCGTCTTCGGCGACGGCAGCTTCATGTTCGTCCTGCTGGCCGCCGCCACCGCGCTGGTGCTGTTCCTCGCCGCGAACACGGCGTACAACGGCTTCCCGCTCCTCGGCTCGATCCTCGCCCAGGACCGCTACCTGCCGCGCCAGCTGCACACCCGCGGCGACCGCCTCGCGTTCTCCAACGGCATCGTGCTGCTCGCCGGCGCCGCCGCGCTCCTCGTCTACGCCTACGGCGCCGACTCGACCCGGCTCATCCAGCTCTACATCGTCGGCGTGTTCGTCTCCTTCACCATCAGCCAGACCGGCATGGTCCGGCACTGGAACCGCCATCTGCGCACCGAGACCGACCCGGCCGCGCGCCGCCGCATGATCCGCTCCCGCGCGATCAACACCTTCGGCGCCTTCTTCACGGGTCTCGTCCTGGTCGTCGTGCTCATCACCAAGTTCGGGCACGGCGCCTGGGTGTCCCTCGTCGGCATGGCGTTCTTCTTCGTCCTCATGACGGCGATCCGCAAGCACTACGACCGGGTCTCCCAGGAGCTGGCCGCGCCCGAGGGCCCCAGCGACGACAGCCTCCGCCCGTCCCGGGTGCACTCCATCGTCCTGGTGTCGAAGATCCACCGCCCGACGCTGCGGGCCGTCGCGTACGCCAAGCTGATGCGCTCCGACAAGCTCGAAGCGCTCAGCATCAACGTCGACCCGGCCGAGACCAAGGCCCTCAAGGAGGAGTGGGAGCGGCGCGGCATCAACGTCCCGCTGAAGATCCTCGACTCCCCGTACCGCGAGATCACGCGCCCCGCCGTCGAGTACGTCAAGAGCCTGCGCCGCGAGAGCCCGCGCGACGTCGTCAGCGTGATCATCCCCGAGTACGTGGTCGGCCACTGGTACGAGCACCTGCTGCACAACCAGAGCGCCCTGCGCCTCAAGGGCCGGCTGCTGTTCACCCCGGGCGTCATGGTGACCTCGGTCCCGTACCAGCTCCGCTCCTCCGAACTGGCGAAGCAGCGCGCCAAGAAGCACCAGGAGTGGAACGCGCCCGGTGCGGTGCGCCGCGGCCCGGTCGACAAGACGCAGCAGGGCGCGGGTACCGCGAAGGAACCGTCCGGCGCGGAGTGA
- a CDS encoding TrkA family potassium uptake protein has product MHIVIMGCGRVGAALAQTLEQQGHTVAVVDQDPTAFRRLGSGFGGRRVTGVGFDQDTLREAGIEEAGAFAAVSSGDNSNIIAARVAREMFGIENVAARIYDPKRAEVYQRLGIPTVATVRWTADQMLRRLLPSGSEPLWRDPSGGVQLAEVHTSAAWIGHKVSRLQDETGVRVAFLTRLGEAILPSSQTVLQEGDLVHVMMRTDEVEKVEAAFAHGPEEGGH; this is encoded by the coding sequence GTGCACATCGTGATCATGGGATGCGGGCGTGTCGGGGCGGCACTCGCGCAGACCCTGGAACAGCAGGGGCACACGGTCGCCGTCGTCGACCAGGACCCCACGGCCTTCCGGCGCCTCGGCTCCGGTTTCGGCGGCCGGCGCGTCACCGGCGTCGGCTTCGACCAGGACACCCTGCGTGAGGCCGGTATCGAGGAGGCCGGGGCGTTCGCCGCGGTCAGCAGTGGTGACAATTCCAACATCATCGCGGCCCGGGTGGCCCGCGAGATGTTCGGCATCGAGAACGTCGCCGCCCGTATCTACGACCCCAAGCGCGCCGAGGTCTACCAGCGGCTGGGCATCCCCACCGTGGCCACGGTCCGGTGGACCGCCGACCAGATGCTGCGACGCCTGCTGCCGTCCGGTTCCGAGCCACTGTGGCGGGACCCGAGCGGTGGGGTGCAGCTCGCGGAGGTGCACACGTCCGCGGCGTGGATCGGCCACAAGGTGAGCCGGCTCCAGGACGAGACGGGTGTGCGCGTGGCGTTCCTCACGCGGCTGGGCGAGGCGATCCTGCCGTCGTCGCAGACGGTGTTGCAGGAGGGCGATCTGGTGCACGTGATGATGCGCACGGACGAGGTCGAGAAGGTCGAGGCGGCGTTCGCCCACGGTCCTGAGGAGGGTGGTCACTGA
- a CDS encoding TrkA family potassium uptake protein, which yields MRVAIAGAGAVGRSIAGELLENGHEVLLVDKAPTAISVERVPQAEWLLADACEITSLDEAALQRCNVVIAATGDDKVNLVVSLLAKTEYGVPRVVARVNNPKNEWLFNEAWGVDVAVSTPRLMSALVEEAVSVGDLVRLLRFSHGDANLVELTLPPESAIAGTRVGDVAWPEDTSLVTIIRGSRVLTPNAEETLEAGDELLFVAAQAREEQLEDLLSVRR from the coding sequence ATGCGGGTCGCTATTGCGGGCGCCGGCGCGGTGGGCCGTTCCATCGCGGGCGAGCTGCTGGAGAACGGGCACGAGGTGCTCCTCGTGGACAAGGCGCCGACCGCCATCTCGGTGGAGCGCGTGCCGCAGGCCGAGTGGCTGCTGGCCGACGCCTGTGAGATCACCTCGCTGGACGAGGCGGCGCTCCAGCGCTGCAACGTGGTCATCGCGGCGACGGGCGACGACAAGGTGAACCTCGTCGTGTCCCTGCTGGCGAAGACCGAGTACGGGGTGCCCCGGGTCGTCGCGCGGGTCAACAACCCGAAGAACGAGTGGCTGTTCAACGAGGCGTGGGGCGTGGACGTCGCCGTGTCGACGCCGCGCCTGATGTCGGCGCTGGTGGAGGAGGCGGTGAGCGTCGGCGACCTGGTCCGGCTGCTGCGCTTCAGCCACGGCGACGCGAACCTGGTCGAGCTGACGCTGCCGCCGGAGTCGGCGATCGCCGGCACGCGGGTGGGCGACGTGGCGTGGCCCGAGGACACCTCGCTGGTGACGATCATCCGCGGCTCGCGCGTGCTGACGCCGAACGCGGAGGAGACGCTGGAGGCGGGTGACGAGCTGCTGTTCGTGGCCGCCCAGGCGCGCGAGGAGCAGCTGGAGGACCTGCTGTCGGTCCGCCGCTAG
- a CDS encoding DUF3159 domain-containing protein gives MTSLDKPTTEHDDGRHGDDAHAKAVTEAALFDAFGGVRGMVETVLPGLLFVTIFTVNKDLHSAAIAALAVSLLLVVVRLVRRDTVKHAFSGVFGVAFGVVFAMMTGNAKDFYLPGMLYTLGLGVAYIVTTLAGVPLIGLILGPVFKENLSWRTRNPGRKKAYAKASWAWGLILIGKSAILFPLYWWADTTQLGWVLVALKIPPFLLAVYLTWVFLAKAPPPIDVFAEMEEAERAEKEREEAEQAAARAATPSREGEA, from the coding sequence GTGACGTCACTCGACAAGCCGACCACCGAACACGACGACGGCCGGCACGGCGACGACGCGCACGCGAAAGCCGTGACCGAGGCCGCGCTGTTCGACGCGTTCGGCGGAGTGCGGGGCATGGTGGAGACCGTCCTCCCCGGCCTCCTCTTCGTCACGATCTTCACGGTCAACAAGGACCTGCACTCCGCGGCCATCGCGGCCCTGGCGGTCTCGCTGCTGCTCGTCGTCGTGCGGCTGGTCCGCCGTGACACCGTGAAGCACGCCTTCAGCGGCGTCTTCGGGGTGGCCTTCGGCGTGGTCTTCGCGATGATGACCGGCAACGCCAAGGACTTCTACCTCCCGGGCATGCTCTACACGCTGGGGCTCGGCGTCGCGTACATCGTCACGACGCTGGCCGGCGTCCCGCTGATCGGGCTGATCCTCGGCCCGGTCTTCAAGGAGAACCTCTCCTGGCGCACCCGCAACCCCGGCCGCAAGAAGGCGTACGCCAAGGCCAGCTGGGCGTGGGGCCTGATCCTGATCGGCAAAAGCGCGATCCTGTTCCCGTTGTACTGGTGGGCGGACACCACCCAGCTCGGCTGGGTCCTGGTCGCCCTGAAGATCCCGCCGTTCCTGCTGGCGGTGTATCTGACCTGGGTCTTCCTGGCGAAGGCGCCGCCGCCGATCGACGTCTTCGCGGAGATGGAGGAGGCCGAGCGCGCCGAGAAGGAGCGCGAGGAGGCGGAGCAGGCGGCCGCACGCGCCGCGACCCCGTCCCGCGAGGGCGAGGCCTGA
- a CDS encoding OB-fold nucleic acid binding domain-containing protein: MSAAPRTGKPTGRFRRMLDRLSSSQGELESEELQEDAQASGCTRIADCGDRQIVKVTGTLRTVTLRPRAGVPALEAELFDGTAPLDVVWLGRRSIVGIEPGRRLIASGRISMSQGRRVLFNPKYELRPLGQE; this comes from the coding sequence ATGAGTGCTGCACCGCGTACAGGGAAGCCCACAGGGCGCTTCCGCCGGATGCTGGACCGGCTGTCCAGCTCGCAGGGGGAGCTGGAGTCCGAGGAGCTTCAGGAGGACGCCCAGGCGTCCGGGTGCACCCGCATCGCCGACTGCGGTGACCGGCAGATCGTCAAGGTGACTGGTACCTTGCGGACGGTCACCCTGCGTCCGCGGGCCGGAGTGCCGGCGCTTGAGGCCGAGCTCTTCGACGGCACCGCCCCTCTGGACGTGGTGTGGCTGGGCCGGCGCTCGATCGTGGGCATAGAACCGGGCCGCAGGCTCATCGCCTCCGGCCGGATCTCCATGAGCCAGGGCCGCAGGGTCCTCTTCAACCCGAAATACGAACTCCGACCGCTCGGACAGGAGTAG
- a CDS encoding response regulator, which translates to MTRVLVVDDEPQIVRALVINLKARKYEVDAAPDGATALELAAGRHPDVVVLDLGLPDMDGVDVIKGLRGWTRVPILVLSARHSSDEKVEALDAGADDYVTKPFGMDELLARLRAAVRRAEPAGGGEDNRIVVSTEGFTVDLAAKKVNRDGKDVRLTPTEWHLLEVLVRNSGRLVSQKQLLQEVWGPSYGTETNYLRVYMAQLRRKLEADPSHPRHFITEPGMGYRFEN; encoded by the coding sequence ATGACGCGGGTGCTCGTGGTCGACGACGAGCCGCAGATCGTACGCGCCCTCGTGATCAACCTGAAGGCGCGCAAGTACGAGGTCGACGCCGCTCCCGACGGGGCCACCGCCCTCGAACTGGCCGCCGGCCGCCACCCCGACGTCGTCGTCCTGGACCTCGGCCTTCCCGACATGGACGGCGTCGACGTCATCAAGGGCCTGCGCGGCTGGACCCGCGTGCCGATACTCGTGCTCTCCGCCCGCCACAGCTCCGACGAGAAGGTCGAGGCTCTCGACGCGGGCGCCGACGACTACGTCACCAAGCCGTTCGGCATGGACGAGCTGCTGGCCCGGCTGCGCGCCGCCGTCCGCAGGGCCGAGCCCGCCGGCGGCGGCGAGGACAACCGGATCGTCGTCAGCACGGAGGGGTTCACCGTCGACCTCGCCGCGAAGAAGGTCAACCGCGACGGCAAGGACGTCCGGCTCACCCCGACCGAGTGGCACCTCCTGGAGGTGCTGGTCCGCAACAGCGGGCGGCTCGTCAGCCAGAAGCAGCTCCTCCAGGAGGTCTGGGGCCCGTCGTACGGCACCGAGACCAACTACCTGCGGGTCTACATGGCCCAGCTGCGCCGCAAGCTGGAGGCCGACCCCTCGCACCCCCGGCACTTCATCACCGAACCCGGTATGGGGTACCGCTTCGAGAACTGA
- a CDS encoding DUF3710 domain-containing protein — MFGRRKKSRAAETAASEAEQVVDAVDTDEAEDEEARPRRVNLPPAPRPDGPWDISEVSKAEEGRVDLGGMFVPGVEGMELRVEVAGDAIVAATVVLRDSAIQLQAFAAPKKEGIWGEVREEIASGITQQGGIIDEVEGPLGWELRAQVPVQLPDGTGGVQLVRFVGVDGPRWFLRGVISGQGAVQPQAAGLLEQIFRDTVVVRGEGPMAPRDPIVLKLPNDAQMVPEGVQQDAQGGSRFSGGMGQLQRGPEITEVR, encoded by the coding sequence GTGTTCGGACGTCGCAAGAAGAGCCGTGCCGCCGAGACCGCGGCGAGCGAGGCCGAGCAGGTCGTCGACGCGGTCGACACCGACGAGGCGGAGGACGAGGAGGCCCGGCCGCGCCGGGTGAACCTTCCGCCGGCGCCCCGGCCCGACGGCCCCTGGGACATCTCCGAGGTCTCCAAGGCCGAGGAGGGACGCGTCGACCTGGGCGGCATGTTCGTGCCCGGCGTCGAGGGCATGGAGCTGCGCGTCGAGGTCGCCGGTGACGCGATCGTCGCCGCGACCGTGGTGCTGCGCGACAGCGCCATCCAGCTGCAGGCGTTCGCCGCGCCGAAGAAGGAGGGCATCTGGGGCGAGGTCCGCGAGGAGATCGCCTCCGGCATCACCCAGCAGGGCGGCATCATCGACGAGGTCGAGGGCCCCCTCGGCTGGGAGCTGCGCGCCCAGGTACCGGTCCAGCTGCCCGACGGCACCGGCGGCGTCCAGCTGGTGCGCTTCGTCGGCGTCGACGGCCCGCGCTGGTTCCTGCGCGGCGTCATCTCCGGCCAGGGCGCGGTGCAGCCGCAGGCCGCGGGGCTGCTGGAGCAGATCTTCCGCGACACCGTGGTCGTCCGCGGCGAGGGCCCGATGGCGCCCCGCGACCCGATCGTCCTGAAGCTGCCCAACGACGCGCAGATGGTTCCCGAGGGCGTGCAGCAGGACGCCCAGGGCGGCTCCCGCTTCTCCGGCGGCATGGGTCAGCTCCAGCGCGGCCCGGAGATCACCGAGGTCCGCTGA